ACAGGAGAAACAGATGAGAATACTCTTTTTAATGTTTATAGCCGGCAGCCTGTCTTTGGCATCCGATGTCTTTGTCGATAGCAAAACGGGGCTTATGTGGCAAGACAACAGTGACGCGAAATATATACAAAAAGATTGGAATGGGGCCATGTTGTATTGCCGCCAGTTACGATTGGCCGGGCACGATGACTGGAGGCTTCCAAGCATTAAAGAACTCAAACATATACTCAGTACAGAACCACGCGATGGAGGTATGAAAAAAGGCTTTAACTATATGGGTGGCTCCGGATACTACTGGTCCTCTTCCGAAAATGAATCAAATGAAGAGTTCGCCTGGATGATGAATTTTAAACGGGGCTATGAATATAGTAATTACAAGAGCTATGAACGCCATATCCGCTGTGTACGAGACATACAATGACTACCCCGAAAAAATATTTACCTTCTATTTACACTCTTGAACTAAGATATACATTAAAAAAAGGATAAACCATTATGGAACAATTCAAAACCTATGCCCTGATGACCGGGCTTACCCTGCTTTTTATCTGGTTTGGCGGGATGATCGCCGGGAAAGCCGGGATGATCATCGCCTTTGTGGCCGCAGCCGGGATGAATTTCTACGCCTATTACTACAGTGACCGGCAGGTACTGAGCCACTACCATGCCGAGCCAGTGGACAGAGCACATGCCAGCGGGCTTTACCAGATCGTTGAAAAACTGACACGAAGAGCCGGTCTGCCAATGCCCGCACTCTACATCATTCCCGAGCAGCAGCCCAATGCCTTTGCTACAGGAAGGAACTATGAACATGCTGCCGTGGCCGTGACCAAAGGTCTGCTGGACCTGATGACCGATGAAGAAGTAGAAGCGGTCATCGCCCATGAACTCAGCCATATCAAGCACTACGACATGCTCATAGGAACCGTGGCCGCGACCATAGCCGGAGCCATTGCCATGCTGGCGAACTTCGGTATGTTCTTCGGCGGCGGGGACAGGGACAGGCCAAATCCTATCGTGATGATCGCACTGATGATCATCATGCCCCTGGTTGCCAGCATCATCCAAA
This DNA window, taken from Sulfurovum lithotrophicum, encodes the following:
- the htpX gene encoding zinc metalloprotease HtpX; translated protein: MEQFKTYALMTGLTLLFIWFGGMIAGKAGMIIAFVAAAGMNFYAYYYSDRQVLSHYHAEPVDRAHASGLYQIVEKLTRRAGLPMPALYIIPEQQPNAFATGRNYEHAAVAVTKGLLDLMTDEEVEAVIAHELSHIKHYDMLIGTVAATIAGAIAMLANFGMFFGGGDRDRPNPIVMIALMIIMPLVASIIQMTVSRNREFMADEGSARMTGHPEWLQSALAKLDNYARSITLPEADPQTAHMFIINPFSGKDVSLKQLFSTHPSTEARIERLEALKH
- a CDS encoding DUF1566 domain-containing protein, whose amino-acid sequence is MRILFLMFIAGSLSLASDVFVDSKTGLMWQDNSDAKYIQKDWNGAMLYCRQLRLAGHDDWRLPSIKELKHILSTEPRDGGMKKGFNYMGGSGYYWSSSENESNEEFAWMMNFKRGYEYSNYKSYERHIRCVRDIQ